A genomic stretch from Thermovirga sp. includes:
- a CDS encoding HigA family addiction module antidote protein, which yields MTKRTFPFELSDIAFHPGETLQEVLEANSMSQKELADRTGITKKTVQEIVQGRASLSAPAAVALEKVLGIKATFWLNLQAGYKADLARIEAQGGGSEMNSPNETVPLCNDGETGNVESGCP from the coding sequence ATGACTAAAAGAACGTTTCCCTTTGAACTTTCTGATATCGCGTTTCACCCCGGAGAAACGCTTCAGGAAGTGTTGGAGGCCAATTCCATGTCCCAAAAGGAACTGGCCGACAGAACGGGCATAACAAAAAAGACTGTCCAGGAGATAGTTCAGGGCCGTGCCTCCCTTTCGGCTCCCGCGGCGGTGGCGCTGGAGAAAGTCTTGGGGATAAAGGCGACCTTCTGGTTGAACCTCCAAGCCGGGTACAAGGCCGACCTCGCGAGGATTGAAGCCCAGGGGGGCGGATCCGAAATGAATAGCCCTAACGAGACGGTCCCCTTATGCAACGATGGCGAAACAGGGAATGTGGAAAGTGGATGTCCCTAG
- a CDS encoding TetR/AcrR family transcriptional regulator: protein MAVRLDTEIRREQIISAALGLIGEKGLKNLRMPDIAQKVGLVPSALYRHFSSKQELVLAIVDSIRASLENHLARSGEETPDPLERLVFIMDEHLKMIGGSPGMPLLVLSEDAAFGDPKMRRRVLEIHEFFREAVADIMKEAIKTGRVGPDTDPGEAALVFVSLIQHTAVMTAISGGDVHLAPLAGKAWRQYVKDLVG, encoded by the coding sequence ATGGCGGTCAGGTTGGACACGGAAATACGAAGGGAGCAGATCATCAGCGCGGCCCTCGGCCTCATCGGGGAGAAGGGGCTCAAAAACTTGAGGATGCCCGATATCGCCCAAAAAGTGGGCCTCGTCCCTTCCGCGCTCTACCGGCATTTCTCCAGTAAGCAGGAACTGGTCCTCGCTATCGTCGACAGCATCCGGGCGTCCCTCGAGAACCACCTCGCCCGGTCGGGCGAGGAAACCCCCGATCCCCTGGAGCGGCTGGTGTTCATCATGGATGAACACCTCAAGATGATCGGGGGATCCCCGGGGATGCCTCTCCTGGTCCTTTCAGAGGATGCCGCCTTCGGCGACCCCAAGATGCGGCGCCGGGTCCTGGAGATTCACGAATTCTTCAGGGAAGCCGTGGCCGACATCATGAAGGAAGCGATAAAGACCGGGAGGGTCGGCCCCGATACCGACCCGGGGGAGGCCGCCCTGGTATTCGTGAGCCTCATCCAGCATACAGCGGTCATGACGGCCATCAGCGGCGGCGATGTCCACCTCGCTCCCCTGGCCGGAAAGGCCTGGCGACAATATGTCAAGGACCTTGTGGGCTGA
- a CDS encoding TolC family protein, translated as MRLRTVSYYLLGAAMTAVFLLGSVAAPASDAQPLTLEKCLDAALSGNRGIEALRHRVDVSAAKVDETLAKMGPKLFAVGKYLAAGEQQRLWPARYDGEKGVYGDAFTEASVVLEIPLWDGGKTRHRTMADRKLLEAARGSLERQEQKLRYDVERLFFMALSVKESIGALEASLGSLLQHGEDVQAMVDSGKAARVDTLRMDAELALTRERLLGARHELESLKEDLLLITGVDGKGEDFDLEGPFPETPDIDDLSVEDRASKALEKRPDYKAALDKAAAGKEGVLATLASKNPEFFLRGLHGYRGTSNGFGESRTDVELAVEIPLLDGGLSSARRRQAASEAAAAEAEVREMASRVYFEVSEAVRAYEFARERIIVTEAAVRAAEEALRIEKLRFRSGKGTTTDVLSSQAAWLSARAGRDAALAEGAIAAARLTFAMGGGSGEY; from the coding sequence ATGAGATTGAGGACTGTATCTTATTACCTCCTTGGAGCGGCGATGACTGCCGTTTTTTTGCTCGGATCCGTCGCGGCCCCGGCCTCGGACGCACAACCCTTGACGCTCGAGAAATGCCTTGACGCGGCTCTATCCGGAAACCGCGGCATCGAGGCTCTCAGGCATCGGGTGGATGTTTCCGCCGCGAAGGTCGACGAGACCCTGGCGAAAATGGGGCCGAAGCTTTTCGCCGTGGGGAAATACCTTGCCGCTGGGGAGCAGCAAAGGCTTTGGCCGGCGCGATATGACGGCGAGAAGGGCGTCTACGGCGACGCCTTCACCGAGGCATCGGTCGTCCTGGAGATACCCCTCTGGGACGGGGGAAAGACGAGGCACAGGACCATGGCGGACCGGAAACTGCTGGAGGCCGCTAGGGGTTCTCTCGAAAGGCAGGAACAGAAACTGCGTTACGACGTGGAACGCCTCTTTTTCATGGCCCTTTCCGTCAAGGAAAGTATCGGGGCGCTGGAAGCATCGCTGGGATCACTGCTCCAGCATGGGGAGGACGTGCAGGCCATGGTCGACTCCGGCAAAGCGGCGCGGGTCGATACCCTCAGGATGGACGCGGAATTGGCTTTGACGCGGGAACGGTTGCTGGGGGCAAGACATGAACTGGAAAGCCTCAAGGAGGACCTCCTCTTAATAACCGGGGTCGACGGCAAGGGCGAGGATTTTGACCTGGAAGGCCCTTTCCCGGAAACACCGGACATCGATGACCTCAGCGTCGAGGATAGGGCCTCGAAAGCCCTTGAAAAAAGGCCGGATTACAAAGCCGCCCTCGACAAAGCGGCGGCCGGCAAGGAGGGTGTTCTCGCGACCCTGGCGTCGAAAAACCCCGAGTTCTTCCTCAGGGGGCTGCATGGATACAGGGGCACTTCCAACGGGTTCGGCGAATCCAGGACTGACGTGGAACTGGCCGTGGAGATACCCCTTCTCGATGGGGGACTCTCTTCGGCAAGGAGGCGCCAGGCGGCCTCCGAAGCGGCGGCCGCGGAAGCGGAGGTCCGCGAGATGGCTTCCCGGGTTTACTTCGAGGTCTCCGAGGCTGTACGGGCCTACGAATTCGCCCGGGAGAGGATCATTGTAACGGAGGCGGCGGTCAGGGCGGCCGAAGAGGCCCTCCGGATAGAAAAGTTGAGGTTCCGGTCGGGCAAGGGGACGACCACCGACGTGCTTTCGTCCCAGGCGGCATGGCTGTCGGCCCGCGCCGGGCGGGATGCCGCGCTGGCGGAGGGTGCCATCGCCGCGGCAAGGCTGACCTTCGCGATGGGAGGCGGATCCGGTGAATACTAG
- a CDS encoding efflux RND transporter periplasmic adaptor subunit — protein MNTRIRNLVKKPWLLVLVVLVAGAMILLRLRTSQIESAAEFHPSPLKVTTAVAARGSLAEKKRYLATMEPLAAAEIASQVTARIDEVFVDIGDEVSSGELLAALDGSEAGYQFQATKSRISEAEAEMEGLRMRKVSIEKNAAYWREEAGRAAFLFSEGAIARSELEMASLKEAEAQAAFKEIQSRIRALKERQGSLASEAAAFQERLALFSIRSPFDGTVTARRAEPGNLARPGEALFTVEDRSGWRLIFRVPQEDLGLIRIGQPLSGSFGRTSVTGRVDRVSPSVDAARMGRVEATLEKDPGDAAPKAYGRGVSLTIDVTLGTYEDVITIPAEGVIRAGESSFVYTVSGGRLNKQEVIVVASDGEMSAVRGLSEGDHVVRNSPFGWAALSEGREVSEE, from the coding sequence GTGAATACTAGGATCAGAAACCTGGTCAAAAAACCATGGCTCCTTGTCCTCGTCGTGCTTGTAGCCGGCGCGATGATCCTGCTCAGGTTACGGACAAGCCAGATCGAGAGCGCCGCGGAATTCCACCCGAGCCCTCTGAAGGTGACGACTGCGGTCGCCGCCAGGGGCAGCCTGGCGGAAAAGAAGCGGTACCTAGCGACGATGGAGCCCCTCGCGGCGGCGGAGATCGCCTCACAGGTGACGGCCCGTATCGACGAGGTCTTCGTCGACATCGGCGATGAGGTCTCATCCGGGGAACTCCTCGCCGCCCTGGACGGTTCTGAAGCGGGGTACCAGTTCCAAGCCACCAAGTCCCGCATTTCCGAGGCCGAGGCCGAGATGGAGGGACTGAGGATGCGGAAGGTCTCCATCGAAAAGAACGCGGCCTACTGGCGTGAAGAGGCCGGGCGGGCGGCCTTCCTGTTTTCTGAAGGCGCCATAGCTAGATCGGAGTTGGAGATGGCTTCCCTGAAAGAAGCGGAGGCCCAGGCGGCATTCAAGGAGATCCAAAGCAGGATACGGGCGTTGAAGGAAAGGCAGGGTTCCCTGGCTTCCGAGGCGGCCGCCTTCCAGGAGAGGTTGGCGCTTTTCTCCATCAGGAGTCCCTTCGACGGCACCGTGACCGCCCGCCGGGCGGAGCCGGGGAACCTCGCCAGGCCGGGGGAGGCCCTTTTCACCGTGGAGGACAGGAGCGGGTGGAGATTAATCTTCAGGGTTCCCCAGGAAGACCTGGGACTGATCAGGATCGGTCAGCCCCTATCGGGCTCCTTCGGCCGGACTTCGGTCACGGGCCGGGTCGACCGCGTCTCGCCCTCCGTCGACGCGGCCAGGATGGGGCGCGTTGAGGCGACGCTCGAGAAGGACCCGGGCGATGCCGCGCCGAAGGCGTACGGGCGGGGGGTCTCCCTGACCATCGATGTCACCCTCGGCACTTACGAAGACGTGATCACCATACCGGCGGAAGGGGTCATACGGGCCGGGGAGAGTTCTTTTGTCTACACGGTCTCCGGGGGCAGGCTGAACAAGCAGGAGGTGATCGTGGTGGCCTCCGACGGGGAAATGTCCGCCGTCAGGGGCCTCTCCGAGGGCGATCACGTGGTCCGGAACAGCCCCTTCGGGTGGGCGGCGTTATCCGAGGGCCGCGAGGTGAGCGAAGAATGA
- a CDS encoding efflux RND transporter permease subunit has protein sequence MNLAKWSLEHPYLVLALACAVGVLGLAGVMSSPRDLFPDTTPPQVLVVTVREGASAPEMARTVTEPLEREISGLNGLANQTSTTADGVSSLRAEFAYGKKVSEAVTEVRNALAAVTPRFPAGTAEPLVYSITSRTAPAVTLALSPLDEGGPTLSEIRLLAEHVIRDELLRIPGVGEVEVFGGHRPSVEVSVDRDLLAASGLSLEGLIGAIAKQNISAPAGRLTVEGAEIHFTLDSLFPGVDEVGDTVIASPEGGAVTLRDVARVGIGEMPQRSLYHGNGRPAIAVNVLRAEGSDTIRVVKAVMDLIPELESRFRSMRIEVTDSQKPLIELNISGMYGSLVQAIILIVVVNFLFLGNLAAALVSSVSIALSFLFGLAVIWASPYTIDMVTLTGMIVAVGMVVDASVVVLENIFRVHEATGMKDPRGAAVAGAKEVALSVTAGMLTTIIVLLPVMGSSGYTSRVLRPLNMVLFATLAASLVAALTIIPLLAGFVLEGKGPRPSGVLRKITSWFDGILKKVVTFYIELLKVSLRHRGLTVAAFALFFLLTLRLVMPLLGGEMMPPMDTGIAFIEFESPAGRSPEAVEKTLTAMEKKILEEKHVLSLSSQVGSEPGSPSFGGGSTPQAGRIKVLMVDRSKRKENIWEILDRWRSEFKSIDGLRWSRLTEYGATPRATTKAPLDVIISGPDAPLLDSLAREAVSAMEGVKGLGDVHQSWFIEKETRNIEVDPYLASRYRTSPTDIAREVGTALNGRTATYLKVPSFSDIPVRVFYGDRYLEKEEDILDVTIVTGDGLLPLSALARVRTVPEAPLITRERLRNTIDITGVNRGRTIKHVTSEVKLRLRGIQPPDGYSIEVAGSSADLGESMAMLGKALLLGVVLLYFLLVSLFRSFLYPLTILSIVPPAVAGGLWGLLLFNKSMSMNAAMGFILLAGTVVNNSILLVDFILESRKRGASRTLAVVRSVKTRTRPILMTVTSTIIGLTPLVMEWAVGLERMSPLGIVAASGLIFGTFVTMIFVPVIYSVIDDIGSRAAALVGRTGEDPGA, from the coding sequence ATGAACCTTGCCAAGTGGTCTCTCGAGCATCCCTACCTTGTCCTTGCCCTGGCCTGCGCCGTGGGCGTCCTGGGCCTGGCCGGTGTGATGTCATCCCCCAGGGACCTTTTCCCCGACACCACGCCTCCGCAGGTGCTGGTCGTTACCGTCAGGGAAGGGGCTTCGGCCCCGGAGATGGCCAGGACCGTAACGGAGCCCCTCGAGCGGGAGATCAGCGGCCTCAACGGTTTGGCCAACCAGACCAGCACGACCGCCGACGGCGTTTCTTCGCTCCGGGCGGAGTTCGCCTACGGAAAAAAGGTGTCCGAAGCTGTGACGGAGGTCCGGAACGCCCTCGCGGCCGTAACGCCGAGGTTCCCGGCCGGAACGGCGGAACCCCTGGTCTACAGCATCACCAGCCGCACCGCGCCGGCGGTAACCCTGGCCCTGTCCCCCCTTGACGAAGGGGGACCGACCCTCTCCGAGATCCGCTTGCTTGCGGAACACGTCATCAGGGACGAACTGCTACGGATCCCCGGGGTGGGTGAAGTCGAGGTCTTCGGAGGCCATCGCCCTTCCGTCGAGGTATCGGTCGACAGGGATCTCCTCGCCGCTTCGGGCCTTTCTCTCGAAGGCCTGATCGGGGCGATCGCCAAGCAGAACATTTCCGCTCCCGCCGGACGCTTGACCGTGGAGGGCGCGGAGATCCATTTCACCCTGGACTCGCTTTTCCCCGGGGTCGATGAAGTAGGGGATACCGTGATCGCCTCACCGGAAGGCGGCGCGGTGACCCTCAGGGATGTAGCGCGTGTCGGGATAGGCGAGATGCCCCAAAGGAGCCTCTATCACGGGAACGGGCGGCCGGCCATCGCGGTGAATGTGCTGAGGGCCGAAGGAAGCGATACCATTCGGGTCGTGAAGGCGGTCATGGACCTCATCCCGGAGTTGGAGTCCCGCTTCAGGAGCATGCGGATCGAGGTGACCGACAGCCAGAAGCCCCTCATCGAACTCAACATCTCCGGCATGTACGGATCGCTGGTACAGGCGATAATCCTGATAGTGGTGGTGAACTTCCTGTTCCTGGGCAACCTCGCGGCGGCCCTGGTATCCTCAGTCAGCATCGCCCTTTCATTCCTGTTCGGCCTCGCCGTTATCTGGGCCAGCCCCTACACCATCGACATGGTGACCCTCACGGGAATGATCGTCGCCGTCGGGATGGTGGTCGACGCTTCGGTCGTGGTCCTGGAGAATATTTTCAGGGTCCATGAGGCGACGGGCATGAAGGACCCACGCGGCGCGGCCGTGGCCGGGGCGAAGGAAGTGGCCCTTTCCGTGACGGCCGGCATGCTGACCACCATTATCGTCCTTCTCCCCGTCATGGGTTCCAGCGGCTACACGAGCCGGGTGCTCAGGCCCCTCAACATGGTGCTCTTCGCCACGCTGGCCGCCTCCCTCGTGGCGGCGCTCACGATAATCCCCCTCCTGGCCGGGTTCGTGCTGGAGGGGAAAGGACCCCGCCCGTCAGGCGTACTCCGGAAGATCACCTCCTGGTTCGATGGGATATTGAAAAAAGTCGTCACCTTTTACATCGAACTGCTTAAAGTCAGCCTGAGGCACCGGGGCCTGACGGTCGCGGCCTTCGCCCTTTTCTTCCTGTTGACCCTTCGCCTGGTGATGCCCCTTTTGGGAGGGGAGATGATGCCCCCCATGGACACGGGCATTGCCTTCATCGAGTTCGAAAGCCCGGCTGGAAGATCTCCGGAAGCCGTCGAGAAGACCCTGACCGCCATGGAAAAGAAGATCCTCGAGGAGAAACACGTATTGTCCCTTTCATCGCAGGTGGGCTCAGAGCCTGGGTCGCCCAGCTTCGGGGGCGGTTCAACTCCCCAAGCCGGGCGGATCAAGGTGCTCATGGTGGACCGTTCAAAGCGGAAGGAGAACATTTGGGAGATCCTGGACCGCTGGAGGAGTGAATTCAAAAGTATCGACGGGCTGCGATGGTCAAGGCTCACCGAGTACGGCGCCACGCCGAGGGCCACAACCAAGGCCCCGCTCGATGTGATCATCAGCGGCCCCGATGCGCCCCTGCTGGATAGCCTCGCCAGGGAAGCGGTGTCCGCCATGGAGGGCGTAAAGGGGTTGGGGGACGTACACCAGAGCTGGTTCATAGAGAAGGAGACCCGGAATATCGAGGTCGACCCCTACCTTGCCTCGCGGTACCGCACTTCGCCGACGGACATCGCCCGTGAAGTGGGCACGGCCCTGAACGGCCGCACCGCCACCTACCTGAAAGTCCCCTCTTTCTCCGATATCCCGGTGAGGGTCTTTTACGGGGACCGGTACCTGGAGAAAGAGGAGGATATCCTGGATGTGACCATCGTGACCGGGGACGGCCTTCTGCCCCTTTCGGCCCTCGCGAGGGTGCGCACCGTCCCTGAAGCGCCCCTCATCACCAGGGAAAGGCTGAGGAACACCATAGACATCACCGGGGTCAACAGGGGCCGCACCATCAAGCATGTGACGAGCGAGGTGAAACTTCGGCTCCGGGGTATTCAGCCCCCGGACGGTTACTCCATCGAGGTCGCGGGGAGCTCGGCTGACCTTGGAGAGAGCATGGCCATGCTCGGCAAGGCCCTCCTTTTGGGGGTGGTGCTCCTCTATTTCCTTCTGGTCTCCCTTTTCAGGTCCTTCCTTTACCCTTTGACGATCCTTTCGATCGTCCCGCCGGCTGTCGCGGGGGGGTTGTGGGGGCTTCTTCTCTTCAACAAATCGATGTCAATGAACGCCGCCATGGGGTTCATCCTCCTCGCCGGGACCGTCGTGAACAACAGCATCCTCCTGGTGGATTTCATCCTTGAATCCAGGAAGCGGGGGGCTTCGCGAACCCTGGCCGTCGTCAGGTCGGTCAAGACCCGCACGAGGCCGATCCTGATGACCGTCACCTCGACTATAATCGGTTTAACGCCGCTGGTCATGGAGTGGGCCGTCGGCCTGGAGAGGATGAGCCCCCTGGGGATCGTCGCCGCGAGCGGGCTGATATTCGGGACTTTTGTCACGATGATCTTCGTCCCGGTCATCTATTCCGTCATAGACGATATCGGTTCCAGGGCAGCGGCCCTGGTCGGTAGAACAGGGGAAGACCCCGGCGCGTGA
- a CDS encoding rubrerythrin family protein — protein sequence MEKIKTFQRTEITEYHVYKSLSRRMKGKNREVLERIAQDEKRHAGVWRRYTGMDQAPDRLMMFWYLLLAYVFGVTFAIKIMERNEGSAEETYGSVAGILPEAAELMYEEEEHEKALIDLLDEERLKYIGSMVLGLNDALVELTGALAGFTFALADGRVVGVAGLITGVAATLSMGASEFLSQRTDSGDLNPLKAAVYTGIAYLVTVALLVTPFFIAASVYFALSWSLFHALMVILLFSYFVSVVKETPFRPAFLEMAAISLGVAAISFLIGLIARHFIPVDI from the coding sequence ATGGAAAAGATAAAGACCTTCCAGAGAACGGAAATCACCGAGTACCACGTATACAAAAGTCTCTCCCGGAGAATGAAAGGGAAGAACCGGGAGGTCCTCGAAAGGATCGCCCAGGATGAGAAGCGGCACGCCGGGGTATGGCGGCGCTACACCGGTATGGACCAGGCTCCCGACCGGTTGATGATGTTCTGGTACCTCCTGCTGGCCTATGTGTTCGGCGTCACCTTCGCCATAAAGATCATGGAGCGGAACGAGGGTTCAGCCGAGGAGACCTACGGTTCCGTGGCCGGTATCCTGCCGGAGGCGGCGGAATTGATGTACGAGGAGGAGGAACACGAGAAAGCCCTTATAGACCTTCTCGACGAGGAGCGGCTCAAATACATCGGCTCCATGGTGCTGGGGCTCAACGACGCCCTGGTGGAGCTGACCGGCGCCCTGGCGGGCTTCACCTTCGCCCTGGCCGACGGCAGGGTGGTGGGGGTCGCAGGGCTCATCACCGGGGTGGCCGCCACCCTATCGATGGGCGCTTCGGAGTTCCTCTCCCAGAGGACCGACAGCGGCGACCTCAATCCGCTGAAGGCGGCGGTCTACACAGGCATAGCCTACCTGGTGACGGTAGCGCTGCTGGTGACGCCCTTTTTCATCGCCGCAAGCGTGTACTTCGCCCTGTCGTGGTCCCTTTTCCACGCTCTCATGGTCATACTTCTCTTCTCCTATTTCGTGTCGGTGGTGAAGGAAACACCCTTCAGGCCCGCTTTCCTGGAGATGGCGGCCATCAGCCTCGGCGTCGCGGCGATCTCCTTCCTGATCGGCCTGATCGCCAGGCACTTCATCCCCGTGGATATCTAA